From Coffea arabica cultivar ET-39 chromosome 2e, Coffea Arabica ET-39 HiFi, whole genome shotgun sequence, the proteins below share one genomic window:
- the LOC113730450 gene encoding protein HESO1 isoform X2, with translation MSGGQLLELTLRDILQVINPLREDWSIRFYIINELQAVVQSIESLRGATVEPFGSFVSNLFTRWGDLDISIELSNGSHILSAGKKHKQMLLDDVLRVLRTKGGWHKLHFFANARIPILKLETSHSISCDISINNLSGQMKSKLLFWMNEIDGRFRDMVLLIKEWAKAHNINDPKFGSLNSYSLSLLVVFHFQTCVPAIFPPLKEIYPGNMVDDLIGVRALAEKHVEETCAVNINRYRSDSSRLTNQSSLSQLFMSFLEKFSDISAKAATQGISPYTGQWEDIDTNMRWLPKTYAIEDPFEQPVNTARTVSNKQLARISNSFQTTLNMVNAANQDQSMLVSALVRPQISQFLVKPPFRCQSSHSNGTRPQIPRAIQPAGGVQHQFQNRRSQKRQNETNQRPAQVVHIPKVHSQVQQVWRPRSES, from the exons ATGAGTGGTGGTCAGTTGTTAGAGCTTACTCTCAGGGATATTCTTCAAGTAATCAATCCCTTGAGGGAGGACTGGTCAATAAGGTTTTATATCATCAATGAGCTTCAAGCTGTTGTTCAATCCATAGAAAGTCTCAGAG GTGCCACTGTTGAGCCTTTTGGATCGTTTGTGTCCAATCTCTTTACAAGATGGGGAGACTTAGATATATCCATTGAATTATCCAATGGCTCCCATATTTTATCTGCTGGGAAAAAGCACAAGCAAATGTTGCTTGACGATGTGCTGAGAGTTTTGAGAACGAAAG GTGGATGGcataaattgcatttttttgcgAATGCTAGGATTCCCATTCTGAAGCTTGAGACAAGTCATAGCATCTCCTGCGATATCTCAATTAACAATTTGAGTGGCCAAATGAAGTCTAAGCTATTGTTTtggatgaatgaaattgatgggcGTTTCCGTGACATGGTTTTGCTG ATTAAGGAATGGGCAAAGGCACACAATATTAATGATCCAAAGTTTGGAAGTCTTAACTCGTATTCTCTGAGCTTGCTTGTTGTCTTCCACTTCCAG ACATGCGTACCTGCAATTTTTCCTCCTCTCAAAGAAATATATCCAGGCAATATGGTTGATGACCTTATAG GTGTGAGGGCTCTTGCAGAAAAACATGTTGAAGAAACTTGTGCTGTCAACATAAACAGATATAGATCAGATAGCTCCAGACTTACCAATCAAAGTTCTTTGTCTCAGCTTTTCATGTCATTCCTTGAGAAG TTTTCTGACATTAGTGCAAAGGCAGCAACACAAGGAATTAGCCCATATACTGGACAGTGGGAAGATATTGATACCAACATGAGATGGCTACCCAAAACTTATGCT ATTGAGGATCCCTTTGAGCAGCCAGTTAATACAGCAAGGACTGTCAGTAATAAACAGCTAGCTAGGATATCAAATTCATTTCAGACAACACTGAATATGGTTAATGCGGCCAATCAAGATCAGAGTATGCTTGTTTCTGCTCTTGTAAGACCACAAATATCGCAATTTTTGGTAAAACCCCCTTTTAGATGCCAAAGTAGCCATAGCAATGGGACTCGGCCGCAAATTCCAAGAGCCATACAGCCAGCTGGCGGTGTTCAGCATCAGTTTCAAAACAGGAGAAGTCAGAAGCGTCAGAATGAGACAAATCAAAGACCAGCCCAAGTGGTCCATATTCCTAAAGTCCATAGTCAGGTGCAGCAAGTGTGGAGGCCAAGATCTGAAAGTTAA
- the LOC113730450 gene encoding protein HESO1 isoform X1 has protein sequence MSGGQLLELTLRDILQVINPLREDWSIRFYIINELQAVVQSIESLRGATVEPFGSFVSNLFTRWGDLDISIELSNGSHILSAGKKHKQMLLDDVLRVLRTKGGWHKLHFFANARIPILKLETSHSISCDISINNLSGQMKSKLLFWMNEIDGRFRDMVLLIKEWAKAHNINDPKFGSLNSYSLSLLVVFHFQTCVPAIFPPLKEIYPGNMVDDLIGVRALAEKHVEETCAVNINRYRSDSSRLTNQSSLSQLFMSFLEKFSDISAKAATQGISPYTGQWEDIDTNMRWLPKTYAVFIEDPFEQPVNTARTVSNKQLARISNSFQTTLNMVNAANQDQSMLVSALVRPQISQFLVKPPFRCQSSHSNGTRPQIPRAIQPAGGVQHQFQNRRSQKRQNETNQRPAQVVHIPKVHSQVQQVWRPRSES, from the exons ATGAGTGGTGGTCAGTTGTTAGAGCTTACTCTCAGGGATATTCTTCAAGTAATCAATCCCTTGAGGGAGGACTGGTCAATAAGGTTTTATATCATCAATGAGCTTCAAGCTGTTGTTCAATCCATAGAAAGTCTCAGAG GTGCCACTGTTGAGCCTTTTGGATCGTTTGTGTCCAATCTCTTTACAAGATGGGGAGACTTAGATATATCCATTGAATTATCCAATGGCTCCCATATTTTATCTGCTGGGAAAAAGCACAAGCAAATGTTGCTTGACGATGTGCTGAGAGTTTTGAGAACGAAAG GTGGATGGcataaattgcatttttttgcgAATGCTAGGATTCCCATTCTGAAGCTTGAGACAAGTCATAGCATCTCCTGCGATATCTCAATTAACAATTTGAGTGGCCAAATGAAGTCTAAGCTATTGTTTtggatgaatgaaattgatgggcGTTTCCGTGACATGGTTTTGCTG ATTAAGGAATGGGCAAAGGCACACAATATTAATGATCCAAAGTTTGGAAGTCTTAACTCGTATTCTCTGAGCTTGCTTGTTGTCTTCCACTTCCAG ACATGCGTACCTGCAATTTTTCCTCCTCTCAAAGAAATATATCCAGGCAATATGGTTGATGACCTTATAG GTGTGAGGGCTCTTGCAGAAAAACATGTTGAAGAAACTTGTGCTGTCAACATAAACAGATATAGATCAGATAGCTCCAGACTTACCAATCAAAGTTCTTTGTCTCAGCTTTTCATGTCATTCCTTGAGAAG TTTTCTGACATTAGTGCAAAGGCAGCAACACAAGGAATTAGCCCATATACTGGACAGTGGGAAGATATTGATACCAACATGAGATGGCTACCCAAAACTTATGCTGTATTT ATTGAGGATCCCTTTGAGCAGCCAGTTAATACAGCAAGGACTGTCAGTAATAAACAGCTAGCTAGGATATCAAATTCATTTCAGACAACACTGAATATGGTTAATGCGGCCAATCAAGATCAGAGTATGCTTGTTTCTGCTCTTGTAAGACCACAAATATCGCAATTTTTGGTAAAACCCCCTTTTAGATGCCAAAGTAGCCATAGCAATGGGACTCGGCCGCAAATTCCAAGAGCCATACAGCCAGCTGGCGGTGTTCAGCATCAGTTTCAAAACAGGAGAAGTCAGAAGCGTCAGAATGAGACAAATCAAAGACCAGCCCAAGTGGTCCATATTCCTAAAGTCCATAGTCAGGTGCAGCAAGTGTGGAGGCCAAGATCTGAAAGTTAA